The DNA segment CTCATTCACCACCTCCAGATGGTTATTGTCCCATCTTTGAGGTGTCCGTTAAACTGGGGTCAGCTCAGTTCTTTTTCAATTCAGAGAATCGATCGCAAGAACTGTCCCTGAAAGTATTTTTCAATTCAGAGAATCGATCGCAAGAACTGTCCCTGAAAGTAGAGAATCGATCGCAAGAACTGTCCCTGAAAGTCTGAGTACGGGCACACAATATCGAGAAAGCATTGCTGATCAGTATTGTGTCCCCAAAAAACAAGGCCTACCCAAATCCTTCCAGGAGGATCAGCGGGTAGGCCATGTTTAATCTCTTTATCCAACAGTTTGACCAGGTTACCGCTTAGTCCACTGGAAGCGCCTCCGTGCCCCCTTCTGCCCGAACTTTTTGCGCTCTTTGCTGCGGGGGTCGCGAGTCAAAAGCCCCGCTTTGCGCAGAGTGCTGCGAAGGGTCGGTTCCACTCTTACCAGTGCACGCGCAATCCCGTGCCTAAGCGCACCTGCCTGTCCGGAGGTTCCACCTCCGTCAAGAATCGCCTTTACATCAAACCGGCCGGATGTGTTTGTCACCTTAAAAGGCTGACCCACAATCATCCTCAAAGTCTCTCTCTCAAAATACTCGTCAATCGACCGGCTGTTCACCGTGAGCTTGCCGGTCCCGGGCTTCATATAAACCCTGGCCACAGAGGTGCGTCTGCGTCCGGTTGCCCGAACACTTCCCTCAGAGGGCGTAATGCGCTTGGCCGCCTTCTTCGGCTTCGGAGCTGCGACTGCTTCTTCCTCCGCAGACTCGGCCGGCTCAGGACCCGCTTCTGCCACCACTTCAGAGGGCTCAGGAATTGGGGCCTCTTCCGGAGTGGGGGTCTGCTGCTCTGCCTTGTCCATTGACTCTTCTACATTAGGGTCCTTGGTCCCGTCTTCGTTCATTGAGATACCTTCCGAGGTTGCTGTGCTATGTGAGGATGCTCAGGCCCAGCATAAACTTTTAACTTTCGAACCAGTTGCCGGCCCAATCGGTTCTTCGGCAACATGCGAGAAACCGCGAGACGAATGATCTCCGTAGGCTTCTGCTCCAACATCTTCTTAAAGGGAACCTGCTTCAGTCCACCGGGAAATCCGGAGTAACGCGAGTATAGCTTGTCCTCGGTTTTATTGCCGGTCACGCGCACCCGTTCCGCGTTAATGACCACCACGTGATCCCCTAAATCCATATGGGGCGTAAAGTCCGGCCGGTGCTTTCCACGCAGCAGGACTGCCGCTCGAGTGGCCAGCCGGCCCAGGATTGCATCCTTGGCATCGAGCACGTACCACTCTCCCCCTTTTTCCTTAACATCTTTAGCTGTAGGCATATACGTCTTCATGTGATACTCCAAGCCTTTCGGGCCGTAGACAGAATGAGGCAAAGTTAAGCCTCTATGTTACTTACACAGGTTCCCCCTGTCAATCCCCTGTTTTTGACTCCCCCGGGTACCTCACCCAGGCCAGGGTCAATCCCTTGGCCGGGGCCGTGGGACCCACCGCGCACCGTTCGCCGGATTGGAGCAGCCGGGCCATATCCTCGGCCGGCCGCTTTCCCAGCCCGATCTGCAACAAGGTCCCCACCAGAGACCTTACCATCCGGTACAGGAACCCGTTGGCCTCAAACTCCAGCACAATCCACTCGCCTTCCCTGCGAAGCTCGGCCCGGCTCATCTGCCGCACCGTGCACGCAGCCTTTCGTCCGCTCCCCTGAAAGGCAAAGAAATCGTGCTCCCCAATCAAGTAACTGAGGCCCCTCTCCATGGCGGAAAGATCCAAGGGCCTGGACACGTGCAAAACCTTGGCGCGATCCAGAGCCGAACGCTGCGGCCGGTTCAGGATGCGGTACCGGTAGCATTTCTTCAGCGCATCGTGTTGCGGATGGAAGTCCGCATGCACTTCTCTAAGCCGGTGCACCGCAATGCTTCCAGGCAATAGGGAATTTAAAGAACTTTGCAGCTTTTTCGTGGAGATATCAGACAAGGTGCTGAATGCAGCGACCTGGCCTTCGGCGTGA comes from the Candidatus Omnitrophota bacterium genome and includes:
- the rpsI gene encoding 30S ribosomal protein S9, giving the protein MDKAEQQTPTPEEAPIPEPSEVVAEAGPEPAESAEEEAVAAPKPKKAAKRITPSEGSVRATGRRRTSVARVYMKPGTGKLTVNSRSIDEYFERETLRMIVGQPFKVTNTSGRFDVKAILDGGGTSGQAGALRHGIARALVRVEPTLRSTLRKAGLLTRDPRSKERKKFGQKGARRRFQWTKR
- the rplM gene encoding 50S ribosomal protein L13 produces the protein MKTYMPTAKDVKEKGGEWYVLDAKDAILGRLATRAAVLLRGKHRPDFTPHMDLGDHVVVINAERVRVTGNKTEDKLYSRYSGFPGGLKQVPFKKMLEQKPTEIIRLAVSRMLPKNRLGRQLVRKLKVYAGPEHPHIAQQPRKVSQ
- the truA gene encoding tRNA pseudouridine(38-40) synthase TruA gives rise to the protein MCRPDPELRPRRIRLDLEYDGTEWCGWQVQNEPKGGPRKGQATIQEVLEEKLSQILQEEVRVIGSGRTDSGVHAEGQVAAFSTLSDISTKKLQSSLNSLLPGSIAVHRLREVHADFHPQHDALKKCYRYRILNRPQRSALDRAKVLHVSRPLDLSAMERGLSYLIGEHDFFAFQGSGRKAACTVRQMSRAELRREGEWIVLEFEANGFLYRMVRSLVGTLLQIGLGKRPAEDMARLLQSGERCAVGPTAPAKGLTLAWVRYPGESKTGD